The Paenalcaligenes faecalis genome has a window encoding:
- a CDS encoding acyl-CoA dehydrogenase translates to MSAQPSFHWEDPLLLDSQLSEEERMVKDAAHVYAQEKLEPRVLAAFRNEQTDETIFREMGELGLLGATIPEQYGGSGLNYVSYGLIAREIERVDSGYRSMMSVQSSLVMVPINEFGSEEQKQKYLPKLASGEWIGCFGLTEPNHGSDPGAMESRAIKTADGYRLNGTKIWITNSPIADVFVVWAKVVGGEDDGKIRGFILEKGMKGLSAPVIHGKVGLRASITGEIVMDNVEVSVDQMLPKVSGLRGPFTCLNSARFGIAWGALGAAESCWHTARQYTLDRKQFGRPLAANQLIQKKLADMQTEITLALQGCLRLGRMKDEGTAAVEITSIMKRNSCGKALDIARLARDMLGGNGISDEFGVARHLVNLEVVNTYEGTHDIHALILGRAQTGLQAFF, encoded by the coding sequence ATGTCAGCACAACCTTCTTTCCATTGGGAAGATCCCCTATTACTGGATAGTCAGCTTAGCGAAGAAGAGCGAATGGTTAAAGACGCCGCTCATGTTTATGCGCAAGAGAAACTAGAGCCGCGTGTTTTAGCCGCCTTTCGTAATGAGCAGACAGATGAAACGATTTTTCGCGAAATGGGCGAGCTAGGCTTACTCGGGGCAACTATTCCAGAACAATATGGCGGATCAGGTCTTAACTATGTTTCTTATGGCTTGATCGCCCGAGAAATCGAGCGGGTAGACTCAGGCTATCGCTCCATGATGAGTGTGCAATCCTCCTTAGTCATGGTGCCTATCAATGAGTTTGGCTCCGAGGAGCAAAAACAAAAATATTTACCTAAGTTAGCCAGCGGCGAATGGATTGGGTGTTTTGGCTTGACTGAGCCCAACCATGGCTCAGATCCTGGCGCAATGGAGTCCCGGGCTATCAAGACAGCAGATGGTTATCGATTGAACGGAACCAAAATCTGGATTACTAATTCACCTATTGCCGATGTGTTTGTGGTGTGGGCCAAGGTAGTTGGTGGAGAGGATGACGGAAAAATCCGAGGCTTTATTTTAGAAAAAGGTATGAAAGGCTTATCTGCTCCGGTCATTCATGGCAAGGTGGGTTTACGAGCCTCTATTACTGGTGAAATTGTGATGGATAACGTAGAGGTGTCCGTGGATCAAATGCTTCCGAAGGTTTCCGGGTTGCGCGGTCCATTTACGTGTTTAAATTCAGCGCGTTTTGGCATTGCGTGGGGGGCATTAGGGGCGGCAGAGTCGTGCTGGCACACCGCACGTCAATACACTTTGGATCGTAAACAGTTTGGTCGTCCGCTGGCAGCAAATCAACTGATTCAGAAAAAACTGGCAGACATGCAAACGGAAATCACCTTAGCCCTACAAGGATGTTTGCGATTAGGTCGCATGAAAGACGAAGGTACAGCTGCAGTAGAGATTACTTCAATCATGAAACGCAACTCCTGCGGTAAAGCCCTAGATATAGCTCGTCTTGCTCGCGACATGCTAGGAGGTAATGGGATTTCGGATGAATTCGGTGTAGCCCGACATTTAGTTAACCTAGAGGTAGTCAATACCTACGAAGGGACGCACGATATCCATGCCCTTATTTTAGGGCGTGCTCAAACAGGGTTACAGGCCTTCTTTTAA
- the ilvB gene encoding biosynthetic-type acetolactate synthase large subunit, with translation MELNGADIVVRTLAEEGVEHVFGYPGGAVLYIYDAIFKQDKFRHILVRHEQAAVHAADAYSRSSDKVGVALVTSGPGLTNAVTGIATAYTDSIPMVIISGQVSSQAIGEDAFQECDAIGITRPCVKHNFLVRDVREIADTIRKAFYIAKTGRPGPVLVDIPKDITADVTRYTAKRGEPKMRSYMPVTKGHQGQIKKAVQLLAQAERPMIYVGGGAILSDASEQVNQLVKLTGAPCTTTLMALGAFPGADDQYVGMPGMHGTYEANMSMQHCDVLIAVGARFDDRVIANPRHFAQVPRKIIHIDIDPSSISKRVKVDVPIVGCVKEVLLELNDLYAQGKAASNAKKTALAKWWQQINEWRGVKSLAYEKSDSIIKPQSVVEALWEVTGGNAFVTSDVGQHQMWAAQYYRFNHPRRWINSGGLGTMGVGLPYAMGVQMANPGSDVAVITGEASIQMNIQELSTCRQYHLTPKILCLNNRALGMVRQWQEIDYGSRYSESYVDALPDFTKLVESYGHVGLHIESPSDVVPAIREAFTKHKDRLVFMNFITDQTENVWPMVKAGKGLTEMILSAADLEGDE, from the coding sequence ATGGAACTCAATGGCGCTGATATCGTAGTGCGCACCCTAGCCGAAGAAGGTGTTGAACACGTTTTTGGCTATCCCGGTGGTGCAGTACTCTACATCTACGATGCTATTTTTAAGCAAGACAAATTTCGTCATATTTTAGTCCGTCACGAACAAGCTGCTGTGCATGCAGCCGATGCGTACTCACGCTCGTCGGATAAAGTAGGCGTAGCCCTCGTCACGAGCGGCCCAGGTCTAACCAATGCTGTTACTGGCATTGCGACGGCATATACTGACTCTATACCGATGGTTATTATCAGCGGTCAGGTCAGCTCCCAAGCTATAGGCGAAGACGCATTCCAAGAATGTGATGCTATTGGTATTACTCGTCCGTGTGTAAAACATAACTTTTTAGTACGAGACGTACGTGAAATCGCTGATACGATTCGTAAAGCTTTCTACATCGCTAAAACAGGTCGTCCGGGCCCCGTTTTAGTAGATATCCCTAAAGACATTACGGCTGATGTAACGCGCTATACCGCTAAACGTGGTGAGCCTAAAATGCGTTCATACATGCCAGTAACTAAAGGTCATCAAGGGCAAATTAAAAAGGCAGTTCAGTTATTGGCCCAAGCCGAGCGTCCTATGATTTACGTAGGTGGCGGAGCCATTCTTTCTGATGCCTCAGAGCAGGTCAATCAACTGGTTAAGCTAACTGGTGCTCCATGTACAACAACACTCATGGCCTTGGGTGCATTTCCAGGTGCTGATGACCAGTATGTAGGCATGCCGGGTATGCATGGTACTTACGAGGCCAATATGTCAATGCAACATTGTGATGTGTTGATTGCCGTTGGCGCGCGTTTTGATGACCGTGTGATTGCCAATCCTCGTCATTTTGCTCAGGTTCCACGCAAGATCATTCATATTGATATTGATCCATCCTCTATCTCTAAACGGGTTAAAGTGGATGTGCCTATTGTTGGCTGTGTTAAAGAGGTTCTGCTTGAGCTTAACGATTTGTACGCACAAGGCAAAGCCGCCTCTAATGCGAAGAAAACAGCTTTGGCAAAATGGTGGCAGCAAATTAATGAGTGGCGTGGCGTTAAAAGCTTAGCCTACGAAAAATCAGACAGCATTATTAAACCGCAGTCTGTGGTCGAGGCCTTATGGGAAGTCACAGGTGGGAATGCCTTTGTGACTTCTGACGTAGGTCAGCATCAGATGTGGGCTGCACAATACTATCGATTTAACCACCCACGACGCTGGATTAACTCCGGTGGGTTGGGGACAATGGGTGTTGGTCTACCCTATGCAATGGGCGTGCAAATGGCTAACCCAGGCTCAGATGTTGCAGTGATTACAGGCGAAGCCTCTATTCAGATGAATATCCAAGAGCTTTCTACTTGTCGTCAGTATCATTTGACACCTAAGATTTTGTGTTTAAATAACCGCGCTTTAGGTATGGTACGCCAGTGGCAAGAAATTGATTACGGCTCACGATACTCCGAGTCCTATGTTGATGCATTGCCTGACTTTACTAAGTTAGTCGAAAGCTATGGCCACGTAGGCTTGCATATTGAAAGTCCCTCTGATGTGGTTCCCGCCATCCGAGAAGCCTTCACTAAACACAAAGATCGTTTAGTGTTTATGAATTTCATCACAGATCAAACGGAAAACGTATGGCCTATGGTGAAAGCAGGTAAAGGATTAACTGAAATGATCTTAAGTGCTGCTGACCTAGAGGGGGACGAGTAA
- the ilvN gene encoding acetolactate synthase small subunit, translating to MKHVISILLENEPGALSRVVGLFSARGYNIETLTVAPTEDDTLSRMTIVTVGSDETIEQITKHLNRLVDVVKVVDLSEGPHVERELMLIKVRAVGKERDELKRMADIFRGRIIDVTDKTYTIELTGVQEKITAFIQAIDRSAILETVRTGVSGISRGERILKL from the coding sequence ATGAAACACGTTATCTCTATTCTTCTTGAAAACGAGCCGGGTGCGTTATCTCGTGTGGTAGGTTTATTCTCCGCGCGTGGTTATAACATTGAAACATTGACGGTAGCCCCCACCGAGGACGATACTCTATCCCGCATGACGATTGTGACAGTAGGGTCCGATGAAACCATTGAGCAAATTACTAAACATTTGAATCGTTTAGTGGATGTGGTTAAAGTGGTGGACTTGTCCGAAGGCCCTCACGTTGAGCGCGAATTAATGCTCATTAAAGTTCGAGCCGTAGGCAAAGAGCGCGATGAGCTCAAACGTATGGCAGATATTTTTCGCGGTCGTATTATTGATGTTACGGATAAAACCTACACTATCGAATTGACCGGCGTACAAGAAAAAATTACCGCTTTTATTCAGGCTATCGATCGTAGTGCTATCCTTGAAACCGTACGTACGGGTGTATCGGGTATTAGCCGTGGCGAGCGAATCCTTAAGCTATAA
- the ilvC gene encoding ketol-acid reductoisomerase produces the protein MKVFYDKDCDQSLIKGKNVAIIGYGSQGYAHANNLNESGVNVTIGLRKNGASWSKAEAAGLTVKEVADAVKDADVVMILLPDENIAEVYRNQVEPNIKAGAALAFAHGFNVHYGQVVPRKDIDVIMIAPKAPGHTVRGTYQQGGGVPHLVAVYQDVSGAARDIALSYASANGGGRAGIIETNFREETETDLFGEQAVLCGGAVELIKAGFDTLVEAGYAPEMAYFECLHELKLIVDLIYEGGIANMNYSISNNAEYGEYVTGPKIVTDATRQAMRECLADIQNGEYAKNFILEHAAGAPSMTARRRINAESQIEQVGSQLRAMMPWIAANKLVDQSKN, from the coding sequence ATGAAAGTTTTTTACGACAAGGACTGTGACCAGTCTTTAATCAAAGGCAAAAACGTTGCCATTATCGGTTATGGTTCCCAAGGTTACGCTCACGCTAACAACCTAAATGAATCCGGTGTAAACGTAACAATCGGTTTGCGTAAAAATGGTGCATCTTGGTCTAAAGCCGAAGCCGCTGGCCTAACCGTAAAAGAAGTGGCTGACGCAGTAAAAGACGCTGATGTTGTTATGATCTTGTTACCTGACGAGAACATCGCTGAAGTGTACCGTAACCAGGTTGAGCCTAACATTAAAGCAGGTGCAGCCTTGGCTTTTGCTCATGGTTTTAACGTACATTACGGTCAGGTTGTGCCACGTAAAGACATCGACGTGATCATGATTGCTCCTAAGGCTCCTGGTCATACTGTTCGTGGTACGTACCAACAAGGTGGCGGTGTACCTCACCTAGTCGCTGTGTACCAAGACGTATCGGGTGCTGCTCGTGATATCGCTTTGTCCTACGCAAGTGCTAACGGTGGTGGTCGTGCTGGTATTATTGAAACCAACTTCCGCGAAGAAACAGAAACCGATTTGTTCGGTGAGCAGGCTGTTTTATGTGGTGGTGCCGTTGAGTTGATCAAAGCCGGTTTCGACACGCTAGTCGAGGCAGGTTACGCACCAGAGATGGCTTACTTTGAATGTTTGCATGAACTAAAACTCATCGTGGATTTAATCTACGAAGGTGGTATTGCCAACATGAACTACTCCATTTCCAACAACGCTGAGTACGGTGAGTACGTAACAGGTCCTAAGATCGTTACTGATGCAACTCGCCAAGCCATGCGTGAGTGTTTGGCTGATATTCAAAACGGCGAATACGCGAAAAACTTCATCTTGGAACACGCTGCTGGCGCTCCATCCATGACTGCTCGTCGTCGTATCAATGCAGAATCCCAAATCGAGCAAGTGGGTTCACAGTTACGTGCGATGATGCCTTGGATTGCTGCTAATAAGCTAGTAGACCAAAGCAAAAACTAA
- the pssA gene encoding CDP-diacylglycerol--serine O-phosphatidyltransferase yields MPSLPTDEKRNRSIYLLPNAFTTANLFAGFYAVVQAMNGRFETAAIAIFLAMVFDGMDGRVARLTNTQSAFGEQYDSMADIISFGVAPAFVMYVWALQDLGRWGWLAAFVFVVGAALRLARFNTNIAVVDKGFFQGLPSPAAAALIAGFVWLAVDNKLNIGATPLSWAAFTLTIYAGVAMVSNAPFYSGKSFALGRSVPFWVMLLFVFLFVFVSSNPPLVLFSLFVLYGLSGWVVMFFRWRKAKKLNLQRKNSM; encoded by the coding sequence ATGCCTTCGTTACCTACTGACGAAAAACGTAATCGCAGTATTTATTTACTGCCTAATGCCTTTACTACAGCGAACTTATTTGCTGGATTTTATGCGGTAGTGCAGGCCATGAATGGTCGTTTTGAAACAGCGGCTATTGCTATTTTTCTAGCTATGGTTTTTGATGGAATGGATGGTCGGGTGGCTCGTTTGACGAACACGCAATCTGCTTTTGGCGAGCAGTACGACTCCATGGCTGACATTATTTCTTTTGGGGTCGCGCCCGCTTTTGTTATGTACGTATGGGCGCTTCAGGATCTTGGGCGCTGGGGTTGGCTGGCTGCTTTTGTGTTTGTGGTCGGGGCGGCGCTTCGTTTGGCGCGCTTTAATACGAACATAGCAGTGGTAGATAAAGGTTTTTTTCAAGGTCTACCTAGCCCAGCTGCTGCGGCATTAATTGCTGGATTCGTCTGGTTAGCTGTCGATAATAAATTGAATATTGGTGCTACGCCTCTGTCTTGGGCCGCATTTACTTTGACGATATATGCAGGGGTAGCTATGGTGTCTAATGCCCCGTTTTATAGCGGTAAGTCTTTTGCTTTAGGGCGTAGTGTTCCTTTCTGGGTGATGCTGCTATTTGTGTTTTTGTTTGTATTTGTGTCCAGCAATCCACCATTGGTTTTATTTAGCTTATTTGTCTTATATGGCTTATCAGGTTGGGTCGTGATGTTTTTTCGCTGGAGAAAAGCAAAAAAATTAAACTTACAACGTAAAAACAGCATGTAG
- the rpsO gene encoding 30S ribosomal protein S15 yields MSGTNINKAEVVEKFQRAQGDTGSPEVQVALLTARINVLTDHFKSHKKDHHSRRGLLRMVSRRRKLLDYLKDRKPDSYRDLIEKLGLRK; encoded by the coding sequence ATGTCTGGTACAAATATCAACAAAGCCGAAGTCGTTGAAAAATTTCAGCGCGCTCAAGGCGATACAGGTTCTCCTGAAGTCCAAGTAGCACTACTAACTGCACGCATTAACGTGCTAACTGACCACTTCAAGAGCCACAAAAAAGATCATCACTCACGCCGTGGTTTGTTACGTATGGTTAGCCGTCGTCGTAAATTGCTCGACTACTTAAAAGACCGTAAACCTGATTCTTACCGCGACCTAATCGAAAAACTCGGTCTGCGTAAGTGA
- the pnp gene encoding polyribonucleotide nucleotidyltransferase — MFNKVTKSFQYGQHQVVIETGEIARQASGAVLVSIEDTVILATVVGAKTAKAGQDFFPLTVDYVEKTYSAGRIPGGFFKREGKPSDRETLTARLIDRPLRPLFPEGFYNDVQIIIHVLSVNPEINPDIPALIGASAALAISGIPFNGPVGAARVGYLNNEYVLCPSSLQMEESSLDLVVAGTEAAVLMVESQAEQLSEDVMLGAIAYGHEQMQKAINAINELVEEAGKPEWDWQPPAANDALIEAVKSAAFEDLKSAYQIRQKQARTDALKAVYSKVHQTLADQAQANGTDKVDGVEVDNIMFGFESEIVRGQILNGEPRIDGRDTRTVRPIEIRLGVLPRAHGSALFTRGETQALVVTTLGTKQDEQIIDSVMGESRDRFMLHYNFPPFATGETGRFGAPKRREIGHGNLAKRALTPLLPAPEDFQYSLRVVSEITESNGSSSMASVCGGSLAMMDAGVPMTDHVAGVAMGLIKDGGKFAVLTDILGDEDHLGDMDFKVAGTKDGVTALQMDIKIQGITTEIMQVALAQAKEGRMHILGRMQAALDGSRTELSAFAPRMLTVKINPDKIRDVIGKGGATIRSLTEETGTQIDIGDDGTITISSADLDKAQEAERRIKELTAEVEVGQEYEGPIVRVLDFGAIVQVLPGKDGLLHISEIANYRINNINDVVSVGQVVRVKVIEADDKGRLRLSMKAIGGIEAQGGPQAPSED, encoded by the coding sequence ATGTTCAACAAAGTGACAAAGTCATTTCAGTATGGACAGCACCAAGTTGTAATTGAAACAGGTGAGATTGCTCGCCAAGCTTCCGGTGCTGTATTAGTTTCCATTGAAGACACGGTTATTCTAGCCACAGTGGTTGGTGCTAAGACTGCAAAAGCAGGCCAAGACTTCTTTCCTTTAACTGTTGATTACGTTGAGAAAACCTATTCTGCCGGTCGTATTCCTGGTGGTTTTTTCAAACGCGAAGGCAAGCCTTCTGATCGTGAAACATTAACTGCGCGTTTAATTGATCGTCCTTTACGTCCATTGTTCCCCGAAGGATTCTATAACGACGTACAGATCATCATTCATGTGCTATCTGTAAACCCAGAGATTAATCCTGATATTCCAGCCTTGATCGGTGCATCAGCTGCGTTGGCTATTTCTGGTATTCCTTTCAATGGCCCTGTAGGCGCAGCTCGCGTAGGCTATTTGAATAATGAATATGTATTGTGCCCCTCCTCTTTGCAGATGGAAGAGTCCTCATTGGATTTAGTTGTTGCTGGTACAGAGGCTGCTGTTTTAATGGTTGAGTCTCAAGCCGAACAATTGTCTGAAGACGTGATGCTTGGTGCGATTGCTTATGGTCATGAGCAAATGCAAAAAGCAATTAATGCCATTAATGAGCTAGTCGAAGAGGCCGGAAAACCTGAGTGGGATTGGCAGCCTCCTGCGGCTAATGATGCATTGATTGAAGCCGTTAAGTCCGCTGCTTTTGAAGACCTAAAATCGGCCTACCAAATTCGTCAAAAACAAGCTCGTACTGACGCATTGAAAGCCGTATATAGCAAAGTACATCAAACCTTAGCGGACCAAGCTCAAGCCAATGGTACTGATAAAGTGGACGGTGTCGAGGTCGATAACATTATGTTCGGTTTCGAGAGTGAAATCGTTCGTGGTCAGATTCTAAATGGTGAGCCGCGTATCGATGGCCGTGATACACGCACCGTACGTCCTATTGAAATTCGCTTAGGTGTGTTGCCTCGTGCGCACGGTAGTGCGTTGTTCACTCGTGGTGAAACACAAGCTTTAGTCGTGACCACATTAGGTACTAAACAAGACGAGCAAATCATTGATTCCGTGATGGGCGAATCCCGTGATCGCTTTATGCTGCATTACAACTTCCCTCCTTTTGCTACGGGCGAAACAGGTCGTTTTGGTGCTCCTAAGCGTCGAGAAATTGGTCATGGTAACTTGGCTAAACGTGCCTTAACTCCTTTGCTACCTGCTCCAGAAGATTTCCAGTACTCATTGCGCGTAGTGTCTGAGATTACTGAGTCGAATGGTTCTTCCTCTATGGCCTCCGTATGTGGTGGTTCTTTGGCTATGATGGATGCAGGTGTGCCAATGACAGATCACGTTGCTGGTGTTGCTATGGGTCTAATCAAAGATGGCGGTAAATTCGCTGTCTTAACAGACATTCTTGGTGATGAGGATCATCTTGGTGACATGGACTTTAAAGTCGCTGGCACTAAAGATGGCGTGACAGCCCTACAGATGGATATCAAAATCCAAGGTATTACCACCGAGATCATGCAGGTTGCATTGGCTCAGGCCAAAGAAGGCCGTATGCATATTTTAGGTCGTATGCAGGCGGCATTAGATGGCTCTCGTACAGAGCTATCCGCTTTTGCGCCTCGTATGCTAACCGTTAAAATCAATCCCGATAAGATTCGTGATGTAATTGGTAAGGGTGGTGCCACCATTCGTAGCCTAACCGAAGAAACCGGTACGCAAATTGATATTGGTGATGATGGCACGATTACTATTTCTAGCGCAGATCTAGACAAAGCCCAAGAGGCTGAGCGTCGTATTAAAGAACTCACCGCAGAGGTTGAGGTGGGTCAAGAATACGAAGGTCCAATTGTTCGTGTATTGGATTTTGGTGCCATTGTTCAGGTATTACCTGGTAAAGATGGCTTGCTGCATATCTCTGAAATCGCAAACTACCGCATTAATAATATTAATGATGTTGTGTCAGTGGGTCAGGTGGTACGCGTTAAAGTTATCGAAGCCGATGATAAAGGTCGCTTACGTTTATCCATGAAAGCGATTGGCGGTATCGAAGCCCAAGGTGGCCCTCAAGCTCCTTCTGAAGATTAA
- a CDS encoding RNA-guided endonuclease TnpB family protein, which translates to MKQVAYKYRFYPTQEQAAFLAHTFGCVRFTYNAALGFSKEQYELGNKTNYHDWNNHLNQLKRSPKHAWLKDVSSVPLQQSLRHLQKAFRSFFASGFGYPKFKRKQAKQSASYMNNAFKWDAKALSLTLAKMKQPLKIRWSRLFTGTPSSLTVSKTKTGKYFVSILVKEAVQLLPEVSKTVGVDVGIAELAVCSDDQRFTNPRLTNKYAKKLAKAQRKLAKKVKGSANFSKQQRVVAKIHEKIANCRHDVTHKMTRKLINENQVISIESLKVKNMVKNRKLAKQLHDVNFGEIVRQLSYKADWYGRTLSAISQWFPSSKTCSQCGELYQGQWSLAIRRWTCPCGATHDRDLNAAINIHKEGLRLVKEPVCGGRECRHTKRLEEVLEDGRD; encoded by the coding sequence GTGAAACAAGTGGCGTATAAATACCGATTTTACCCCACCCAAGAGCAAGCTGCATTCTTGGCGCATACCTTTGGTTGTGTTCGTTTCACCTATAACGCCGCGCTTGGTTTCTCTAAAGAACAATACGAGTTAGGCAATAAAACCAATTACCACGATTGGAACAACCACCTCAATCAGCTTAAACGCAGTCCAAAGCACGCTTGGTTGAAAGACGTCTCTAGCGTGCCGTTGCAGCAGTCGCTTCGCCATTTGCAAAAAGCTTTCCGTTCCTTTTTTGCCTCAGGGTTTGGTTACCCGAAATTTAAGCGTAAACAGGCAAAACAATCGGCCAGCTATATGAACAACGCCTTTAAGTGGGACGCTAAGGCGCTATCCCTCACGTTGGCGAAAATGAAACAGCCATTAAAAATCCGCTGGTCGCGTTTGTTCACGGGAACACCTAGCTCATTGACCGTGTCTAAAACAAAAACAGGCAAATATTTTGTGTCTATTTTAGTAAAAGAAGCGGTTCAACTGCTGCCCGAGGTGAGTAAAACGGTGGGCGTGGATGTGGGCATTGCGGAGTTAGCGGTTTGTTCTGATGACCAGCGGTTTACTAACCCGCGTTTAACGAATAAATACGCTAAAAAACTGGCTAAAGCACAGCGAAAACTAGCCAAGAAAGTCAAAGGCTCGGCGAATTTTAGTAAGCAACAACGCGTGGTGGCGAAAATCCACGAAAAGATCGCGAATTGCCGTCATGATGTAACCCATAAAATGACGAGAAAACTTATAAACGAAAATCAAGTGATAAGTATTGAGTCATTAAAGGTCAAAAACATGGTGAAAAACCGTAAATTGGCGAAACAATTGCATGATGTCAACTTCGGTGAAATAGTAAGGCAATTGAGCTACAAGGCAGACTGGTATGGAAGAACGCTTTCTGCCATTAGTCAATGGTTCCCTTCTAGCAAAACCTGTAGTCAATGTGGGGAGCTCTACCAAGGTCAGTGGTCACTCGCCATTCGGCGGTGGACCTGCCCTTGTGGGGCGACGCATGACCGCGATCTGAATGCCGCAATCAACATTCACAAAGAAGGGCTGCGACTCGTGAAGGAACCGGTTTGTGGCGGCAGGGAGTGCCGACACACGAAACGCTTGGAAGAGGTTTTAGAAGACGGGCGTGATTGA